One window from the genome of Bufo bufo chromosome 4, aBufBuf1.1, whole genome shotgun sequence encodes:
- the LOC120996916 gene encoding transmembrane epididymal protein 1A-like — MGTFIGHISPGLAFLSFGLLYAVRYSWMVLNGCRVQYGPRTNTNKKCWKSLPIEAVMKLVYGFMAVLAEFFFPLGVQKLRFFRSDDPEYRFQHPSEWQHATMYGYFCLSGVLDIVSQSCLQKRCPLLEHTGTTAAFFITTLLLKFHGHGKEAVEVQVHHLLLLTTAVTCLIMIVEIWQPNHPRLWFTKAWLVTVQGTWLLHAAFILYRPPTGHAWDSGDPANLMFLTTFYCWHLALDAGLIGVLFWITLIVHRRWGNRLGRDCYQLAGDKAELAKLTGEEGDEEL, encoded by the coding sequence ATGGGGACTTTTATTGGACACATTTCTCCTGGACTAGCTTTTTTATCTTTTGGACTTTTGTATGCTGTCCGCTACTCCTGGATGGTGTTAAATGGATGTCGGGTTCAATATGGTCCTCGCACCAACACAAACAAAAAATGCTGGAAGTCATTGCCTATAGAAGCAGTAATGAAGTTAGTTTATGGCTTTATGGCTGTTTTAGCTGAGTTTTTCTTTCCTCTGGGAGTCCAGAAATTACGCTTTTTCCGATCAGATGATCCAGAATATCGCTTTCAACACCCAAGTGAATGGCAACATGCTACCATGTATGGATACTTCTGCCTAAGTGGGGTATTAGATATTGTGAGTCAGTCATGTCTCCAGAAACGTTGTCCATTGCTTGAACACACTGGAACAACTGCTGCTTTTTTCATTACAACGTTGCTCCTCAAGTTCCATGGTCACGGAAAAGAGGCAGTGGAAGTACAAGTCCACCATCTTCTACTTCTCACTACTGCTGTGACTTGTCTGATAATGATTGTGGAAATCTGGCAGCCAAACCACCCTCGACTTTGGTTTACAAAAGCCTGGCTAGTGACTGTGCAAGGAACATGGTTGCTTCATGCTGCCTTTATTTTATATCGTCCACCAACAGGACATGCTTGGGACTCGGGAGACCCTGCTAATCTCATGTTTCTCACCACCTTTTACTGTTGGCACCTGGCTCTGGATGCAGGGCTAATAGGTGTACTGTTTTGGATAACTCTTATCGTGCACAGGCGGTGGGGTAACAGATTAGGAAGGGATTGTTACCAGCTAGCTGGGGATAAAGCAGAACTGGCAAAGCTCactggagaggagggagatgaggaaTTGTAA